TTTAGATTCGTATATGCTCCCAGTCCTAACTGGTAGACGGCAGACGACAGCGCAAAACAAGCAAGCAATCTCATGCTAGTTGCTACTACTAATAAAAAAGTTTCCGTTCATTTTTATTGGCCTCTGCGGCCGCTATAACTAATCAACTCTCCTCCTCTCAAACAATCCCCTCCCATTCGCCGCCTCTCATCCTCAATTTCCCTCTCTCATTTGATTGTCATTTTTACAAAGTTGAGCATATTTCGCCTTCCTCCCCTCCCAGGCGCCATTTTCAAAGTCACCTCTCGTTTTTCCCTCACTCTCTCTCGCTGTCTCGCGGACaaatatttttcctttctccacATATGCGTTCTTACTCGTTTGACCACGGATTCAGATAGTTTCGAGAAAGGATAGCTTTCTGGGGAGAGAAATCAATGGCGGCGGCGGCTTGCAAGCGCTTAACTCATTGCGGATTATCCAAATTGCGAGGCCGCAATACGTTTACAGCGCCTAATTCTGCTTCTGTAAATAAGCTTCAGTCTAACTGCTCTTCCGTCAATTTCTACGGTTCGTTGTCCTCCTCAGATTCCTCCGCTAACCGTTTTGATATCAGGCAGATCTCTCAGCTTGCCAAACCTAATGGAAACCGTGCCTTTCTCGTTGATACGTTAAAGCTGGTAatttctttttctgttcttcAATTTGTGCGTAATTCCTTGTTTTTTAGCCTTtgtttttttgcattttaataTATTGTATCCGTAAATGTTTGAATATCCACACTTATTTTTCTTTGATCGTAGGATCGAAATTTTTTTGCGATCAATTATAATCCTATTCAGAGAAATTAGGGTAGACTCGTGATTTTCTTCTCAAGTTGTTTAAAGTTAGAGCATCAAAAGAATGTCCTCTCTTTTGCTTTTCATTTTGATATACTGcgtttttttttcaacaattaATACACTTTAAGACAACATTGAAATGAATTTCTGTGTTCGTAGTTTCAGAGTTTGTATTGATTCTATTTGTAAAAATTAGGTTAAACTTGTTATTTTGTTAGATGATTCAAAAAGACCTTGAACGTTTAAGAGAAGTTCTTTTAGGGCATATTGTTACTTTTATAGGTTAGGAGTTTGGAAGCACAAGGTGTACCCCCGAAGCAAGCCGAAGCAATCACCTCTGCTATTACTGAGGTTCTGAATGATAGCCTGGAAAATGTAGGTCATTCGTTTCTCTCAAAAGCTGAAATGCAGAAGGTAAGAGTTTTTATGCATTTGGTATTCTGGTCCATGCCTTTTGTTGCTAATACAATCATAATACATTAAGTATGTAGGTTGTATTGACTGTTCTCATGACTTTGTAGGCAGAGATGTTACATGAAGCTAATCTGTCCAACTTTAAAGCTGAAGTACAGAGTTCCCAGGTATGCACATGTTAGTAGTTTGTGTTTAATATctgaatttggaagtttcttATGCATCCATAATTACATCATCTCATGCTTTGCTCATTAATAAGCtatcatttttctgttttccctcTAATTTTCACGTAGATTTTTGGTGTTAATGGGGAGTAACTCTTAACATCTGGTATCTAATTGGTATCAAAATGATTATTATATATGGTAGTTTAATGTGCCATTGGTAATTTAAGGTCTTATAGCAACAAAACTAAATTGAAGCTTCTGAATCATGTCTGTAGTAGTGCGTTCCTTTTGAAGGCTATGTATCTGAAAGTTAGCAAGTGCTCAATAAGAATGTCGAGAAAGCATATATTCTGTTATAGTTTAACGGCTAATTGTTCTACTAGGGTGATGCAGAACTAAGAGAAATCATATTTTAAGTCGAAAAGTGTTTGCTTGGATCTGGCAATTACTAGAAGTTCATGAAAAGGCCTTTCCAAATCTTGGAATAGTGTGAATCCTTAGAGATTTTTCTCATATTTGTACTAAAACTGTTAGAATCAGAAGATTTTTTATTGGATAAGTTTTAAGCTATAGCCTGATTACTTAATTAAAGTCGCTAATGCCGGATAACATGCATTATTATTGGAAAGTTACAC
This portion of the Coffea arabica cultivar ET-39 chromosome 2e, Coffea Arabica ET-39 HiFi, whole genome shotgun sequence genome encodes:
- the LOC113731217 gene encoding protein FMP32, mitochondrial isoform X2; protein product: MAAAACKRLTHCGLSKLRGRNTFTAPNSASISQLAKPNGNRAFLVDTLKLVRSLEAQGVPPKQAEAITSAITEVLNDSLENVGHSFLSKAEMQKAEMLHEANLSNFKAEVQSSQENHFSLLQRETEKLHNDIEKMRSELRYEIDKVTAGQRLDLNLERGRLRDELAKQSSETTNLTNKLDREIHALRAQLEAAKYDVMRYCIGTLASITAVGLALIRIMTAADKK
- the LOC113731217 gene encoding protein FMP32, mitochondrial isoform X1, which gives rise to MAAAACKRLTHCGLSKLRGRNTFTAPNSASVNKLQSNCSSVNFYGSLSSSDSSANRFDIRQISQLAKPNGNRAFLVDTLKLVRSLEAQGVPPKQAEAITSAITEVLNDSLENVGHSFLSKAEMQKAEMLHEANLSNFKAEVQSSQENHFSLLQRETEKLHNDIEKMRSELRYEIDKVTAGQRLDLNLERGRLRDELAKQSSETTNLTNKLDREIHALRAQLEAAKYDVMRYCIGTLASITAVGLALIRIMTAADKK